In one window of Fulvia fulva chromosome 5, complete sequence DNA:
- a CDS encoding Heterokaryon incompatibility protein 6, OR allele → MVVVYHPQLSSISIISYIMPLFRSKKKKSAQAATLAAQVTAPATYPDNIVRPGLGKLTTGAQQPVNNSHDVAQHARTSPQPVYQTIDASRYEIRLLEVLPGAYPQPIKCVLRPVSLLAATVPQYETVSYCWGQSQRCFPINLNDRRRLIENSAGCVLHRVQLPHQSRLIWIDAVCINQDDDREKGQQVSIMGDIYRCSKQNIVYFGMVNKFARAVQATLQAVLSDMKKNIPKDTTLFELTHLSGPSEQHRMPQNGRLMDPDINLRPLEALYSDPWFGRIWVVQEVALAPTSICYYGDAEFLLADVLRVAVWLIWHQGMRWPHTTISKQGLNRAFSIWYFADHDPSLKSQYQMMTRTLTTICLALETHEATNPKDKIYALLGLHARWKPGLWQAIMPRYDKTVSVSDVYRDATRTMIQEAMSLEILQYRCPRAEHPLLPTTPSWVIDFTRLSGKGIRPRRLGLRFTADDGRGIKECTILAPQGLPVLPLVGFTLDRVKSRTRTIADTESVYVPELADILALSQSLRLPYRDLSQQLARTLVADHDSNGIAPGPRAQEAYSAFLSLCNDSMSLLIKSANSMPSRTKKEQVDLGGRYLQSFLLACVGRCFFVTNGGLMGIGPENLVEGDRVAILYGGRVPFVMSTRGSLGRGEYRLLGECYVDGVMQGQGMRKHKAAGNWDEVFHVV, encoded by the exons ATGGTTGTCGTCTATCATCCGCAGCTTTCATCTATTTCCATCATCTCTTACATTATGCCTCTGTTTCGTtcgaagaagaagaagtcaGCGCAGGCCGCAACACTCGCAGCTCAGGTCACGGCTCCAGCGACGTACCCCGACAACATCGTCAGACCCGGCCTTGGAAAACTAACAACAGGAGCCCAACAGCCAGTCAACAACTCGCATGACGTCGCTCAGCACGCAAGAACATCTCCCCAGCCAGTGTACCAGACTATCGACGCCAGTAGATATGAGATCAGACTGCTGGAAGTCTTACCTGGTGCATACCCACAACCTATCAAATGTGTCCTGAGGCCGGTGTCTCTGCTTGCTGCCACCGTACCGCAATACGAAACAGTCTCTTACTGCTGGGGGCAGTCGCAACGATGCTTTCCCATCAACCTCAACGATCGACGTCGGCTTATCGAGAACAGCGCTGGCTGTGTCCTTCACCGTGTTCAGCTACCGCACCAAAGCAGACTGATCTGGATAGATGCAGTCTGCATCAACCAGGACGACGACCGCGAGAAAGGCCAGCAAGTCAGTATCATGGGTGACATCTATCGATGCTCCAAGCAAAATATCGTGTATTTTGGCATGGTCAATAAGTTTGCGCGGGCGGTCCAGGCAACTTTACAAGCTGTTTTGAGCGACATGAAGAAGAATATCCCGAAAGATACCACATTGTTTGAACTCACGCACTTAAGTGGACCTTCTGAACAGCATAGGATGCCTCAAAATGGTAGGCTCATGGATCCCGACATCAATCTGAGACCACTGGAGGCTCTGTACTCTGACCCGTGGTTCGGCAGGATCTGG GTTGTCCAAGAAGTAGCACTAGCACCGACCAGCATCTGTTACTACGGCGACGCCGAGTTCTTGCTCGCTGATGTACTCAGAGTCGCCGTGTGGCTCATATGGCACCAAGGCATGAGATGGCCTCATACGACGATATCGAAGCAGGGCCTGAACCGTGCCTTCAGTATCTGGTACTTCGCCGACCACGATCCTTCACTCAAGAGCCAATACCAGATGATGACACGGACTCTCACAACTATATGCCTTGCGCTCGAGACCCATGAAGCGACCAACCCAAAGGACAAAATCTATGCGCTGCTGGGCCTGCATGCGCGTTGGAAGCCGGGTTTGTGGCAGGCAATCATGCCACGATACGACAAGACTGTCTCAGTAAGTGACGTCTATCGAGATGCTACTAGGACTATGATACAGGAAGCGATGTCTCTGGAGATCCTACAGTACCGATGCCCGCGCGCTGAACATCCACTACTGCCCACCACACCTTCCTGGGTCATCGATTTCACTCGCCTGAGTGGCAAAGGCATCAGACCACGCCGTCTAGGCTTGCGCTTTACAGCAGACGATGGACGTGGTATCAAAGAGTGCACGATCCTCGCACCACAAGGCTTACCAGTGCTGCCCTTGGTAGGGTTCACCCTCGATCGCGTAAAGTCCCGGACCCGTACCATCGCAGACACGGAAAGTGTGTACGTCCCCGAATTGGCCGATATCCTTGCGCTGTCACAATCGCTTCGACTGCCATATCGAGATCTTTCGCAGCAACTCGCCAGAACACTGGTCGCAGATCACGACTCGAATGGCATTGCTCCAGGCCCTCGGGCGCAGGAAGCGTACTCTGCGTTTCTAAGTCTTTGCAACGACAGCATGTCCCTCCTGATAAAGTCTGCCAATAGTATGCCTTCAAGGACTAAGAAAGAGCAGGTCGACCTGGGCGGTCGTTACCTGCAATCATTCCTACTAGCATGTGTTGGGCGATGCTTCTTCGTGACCAACGGGGGGTTGATGGGCATCGGGCCTGAGAATCTTGTGGAGGGCGACAGGGTCGCGATACTATACGGTGGGAGAGTACCGTTTGTCATGAGTACCAGAGGGTCACTTGGGCGCGGCGAGTATCGTCTGCTCGGGGAATGCTATGTGGACGGCGTCATGCAAGGACAGGGGATGCGAAAGCACAAGGCAGCTGGAAATTGGGATGAAGTGTTCCATGTCGTATGA
- a CDS encoding Vacuolar amino acid transporter 3, with protein MADTPGSEQSKREAQIIDRHLPEGYSAEPEAVTYGTDDGNDSDAASGRNFPGSPPTEAESSLRLQGGDMHRDIFKIKARASLPRRANTFSAKHSRPLVKLPDPPVEEQLQPGGMRRQYVQRHSVQRRLSTAATPVTKNFISFLELYGSFAGEDLEDTDSNSDDESAIEEGDAEPNERRPLLGRKKSSRRMKREGNAGTTKTFFTLLKAFVGTGIMFLPKAFRNGGVLFSSVVLIMVSIITTLCFRLLLQCRQRYGGGGYGELGGEIFGKKVRALILASITLSQLGFVCAGLIFTAENLLSFLNAVVPVGQTQPFKTSSLIAVQLVLLVPLALIRNIGKLGPAALLADVFILIGLVYIWSYDISSLASVGAAPTMKLFNPNAFTLTIGSAIFTFEGIGLILPIQSSMKQPEKFPYLLYAVMLIITVIFTSVGALCYATFGEETKIQVISNFPQDSKFVNAVQFLYSMAVLVGEPVQLFPAVRIIEQFLFGDRASGKKSSSVKWKKNGLRTGAMVLCTVIAILGASDLDKFVSLIGAFACVPLVYIYPPTLHLRGIAETRWEKAYDIMLITIGVVAMAYTTVMTLKQWIGGEL; from the coding sequence ATGGCCGACACCCCAGGATCAGAACAGTCCAAGCGAGAGGCACAAATCATTGACAGACATTTACCTGAGGGATACTCTGCCGAACCCGAAGCTGTCACGTATGGCACCGATGATGGCAACGACAGCGATGCTGCTTCCGGGAGGAATTTTCCAGGGTCGCCACCCACCGAGGCCGAGTCCTCGTTGAGGCTTCAAGGCGGCGATATGCATCGTGACATTTTCAAGATCAAAGCACGTGCAAGTCTTCCTCGACGAGCGAATACCTTCTCTGCTAAGCACAGCCGGCCTCTGGTCAAACTACCTGACCCGCCTGTCGAGGAACAACTCCAGCCAGGTGGTATGAGAAGACAGTATGTGCAGCGTCATAGTGTCCAAAGACGCCTCAGTACTGCCGCTACTCCTGTGACGAAGAACTTCATCTCTTTCTTGGAACTATATGGCAGCTTTGCTGGTGAGGATCTGGAAGACACCGACTCGAATTCGGACGATGAATCTGCCATTGAGGAAGGTGACGCCGAGCCAAATGAACGGCGGCCTTTGCTTGGCCGCAAGAAGAGCTCGAGACGGATGAAGAGAGAAGGAAATGCTGGAACCACCAAGACCTTCTTCACGCTGCTCAAGGCATTTGTCGGAACCGGTATTATGTTTCTGCCCAAGGCTTTCCGCAATGGAGGAGTACTGTTTTCATCAGTGGTACTGATCATGGTTTCGATTATCACGACTCTCTGCTTCAGGCTCCTGTTGCAGTGTCGGCAGAGATATGGAGGTGGTGGTTACGGTGAACTCGGTGGAGAGATCTTTGGCAAGAAAGTGCGAGCCCTCATTCTGGCTTCCATTACACTGTCTCAATTGGGCTTTGTCTGCGCCGGATTGATCTTCACTGCAGAGAATCTGCTATCGTTCCTGAACGCTGTGGTACCAGTCGGCCAGACCCAGCCATTCAAGACGTCGTCACTCATTGCCGTTCAGCTCGTGCTTCTGGTGCCACTGGCATTGATCCGGAACATTGGCAAGCTTGGCCCAGCGGCCCTACTGGCAGACGTTTTCATCCTCATCGGTCTGGTCTACATCTGGTCTTACGACATCTCGAGCTTGGCTTCGGTCGGAGCTGCACCAACGATGAAACTCTTCAACCCGAATGCATTCACTCTGACTATTGGATCGGCAATCTTCACATTCGAAGGAATAGGACTCATCTTGCCAATCCAGTCATCGATGAAGCAGCCGGAGAAGTTCCCCTACCTACTCTACGCAGTCATGCTCATTATTACTGTGATCTTCACTTCCGTGGGAGCTCTGTGCTACGCGACCTTTGGCGAGGAGACCAAGATTCAGGTCATCTCCAACTTTCCACAAGACAGCAAGTTCGTCAACGCTGTGCAGTTCCTCTACTCCATGGCCGTGCTCGTCGGAGAGCCCGTGCAGCTGTTCCCAGCAGTAAGAATCATTGAACAATTCCTATTCGGCGACCGAGCATCCGGGAAGAAGAGCAGCTCCGTCAAGTGGAAGAAGAACGGTCTGCGCACAGGCGCGATGGTCCTGTGTACTGTCATTGCTATCCTTGGAGCTTCAGATCTGGACAAGTTCGTTTCACTCATTGGCGCCTTTGCTTGCGTGCCCTTGGTCTACATCTACCCACCCACATTGCATCTACGAGGCATCGCTGAGACGAGGTGGGAGAAGGCTTACGACATCATGTTGATCACTATCGGAGTAGTCGCTATGGCATACACGACTGTGATGACCCTCAAGCAATGGATTGGAGGAGAATTGTAA